In Labrus mixtus chromosome 11, fLabMix1.1, whole genome shotgun sequence, a single window of DNA contains:
- the ebag9 gene encoding receptor-binding cancer antigen expressed on SiSo cells, with translation MAITQFRLFKICTCLASLLSFFKRLICRTGRGRKLSGDQITLPTTVDFSSSVPKQPEIEEWSSWDEDAPTSIKIEGGNGNVSPSPNEEDDEPDYFKDMAPTIRKTQKIVLKKREPLNYPVADGSAGFSSRLAASQDMMTFSPPSAELGEMDTWQEDANAWEDESDAAWEAEGMLRQQKMAEREKRSMEQQRKKMEKEVQRMMKKEQKIAVKLS, from the exons ATGGCCATCACTCAGTTCCGTCTTTTCAAGATCTGCACATGTCTTGCCAGCTTGCTCTCTTTCTTTAAAAGGTTGATATGCAG GACTGGAAGGGGCCGTAAGCTCAGCGGTGATCAAATTACTCTCCCAACAACAGTGGATTTTTCATCATCAGTACCAAAACAG CCAGAGATTGAGGAATGGAGCTCTTGGGATGAAGATGCTCCTACAAGTATTAAGATCGAAGGTGGAAACGGAAATGTTTCCCCTTCACCCAACGAGGAAGATGACGAACCGGACTACTTCAAAGACATGGCTCCCACCATCAGGAAAACACAGAAG ATAGTGCTGAAGAAGAGGGAGCCTTTGAACTACCCGGTGGCTGATGGGTCGGCAGGTTTCTCCAGCAGATTGGCCGCCTCTCAGGACATGATGACCTTCAGTCCACCTTCG GCGGAACTGGGAGAAATGGACACCTGGCAGGAGGACGCAAACGCCTGGGAGGACGAGTCTGATGCTGCCTGGGAGGCGGAGGGGATGCTCAG ACAACAGAAGATGGCTGAAAGAGAAAAGCGGTCCATGGAGCAGCAAAGGAAGAAGATGGAGAAAGAGGTTcagaggatgatgaagaaggaACAAAAAATTGCAGTCAAGCTCTCGTAA
- the ttk gene encoding dual specificity protein kinase Ttk isoform X2, translating into MMEEEEHTDRKQQLAMLHQKLNKIKKYFNEDDTDNINQVIGSNSPESCRSYLMDLEKKGDPQLDRNHLTRLVDFYTRVFSNMPLGKHCQNESYARMLVRFAELNAIQDVNEAESNFNVARSHSQNFAFVHIAHAQFEHSQGNTKRGIYILQNAVEVGARPKELLEAALQSMQTGKTQLVCLEDKENISHFSNSDVHSSVRKGSESQKVSRISDGTGELQLSSVFGSGPEPSVGSSDDQLSCWRSGSQRKRAVGMPVRVPIVPFSIPEKDDDEDYIHERHSKKSDASVHSSLSRQTSGSSMNSVFGLSSTKKNVVHRAFQPHVISPEHCSWEDQAAVDSTTTLLHSHDTKNTLKMEDVTYSFDQVVNTNSPESCWTYLMNLEKRGNPHTDINLLNKLKDCYSKIFSRLPIRQFSKNATYARILVRYAELKGIEDCDEAQDHFIVARSNCKGFAFVHIAHAQFEVSQGNVIKATSILHKAQALNARPAELLEMAIRNLKAGLKQLVPAREEEHSTDSQTYVPGSLSTCVRHQEPQLPARVPLSQSGEKLKPVSKEPVREWKKPALVNRHVSPEDKRTSPPDPRAVPCVLESLRTPSYHLPSRLNPPTVCQTPNSYRDPPANSFVTPVVKRGPEVSSSAVAAHRAGPVQQPCTPLNQSASFQTPQASFSGLSNESITIKGKQFFILKMIGRGGSSKVYQVLDHKKQLFAVKYVDLLEADAQTIESYKNEIEHLNHLQQYSDQIIKLYDYEITNSYIYMLMECGNLDLNTWLRNRKVVNPLERKFYWKNMLEAVQTIHKHGIVHSDLKPANFVIVNASLKLIDFGIANRIQPDVTSIMKDSQVGTLNYMPPEAIKDTSSQHGKARSKISPKGDVWSLGCILYCMTYRKTPFQSITNQIAKLHAIIDTSHLIEFPDISEKDLLDVLKRCLVRNPRERISITELLEHPYLQLKPQPSPESEPQCNSDLQRILTDLAALQSPGSIVRAANNLAKMCSSGRKLDVAECAKSN; encoded by the exons ATG atggaggaagaggagcataCAGACAGAAAGCAGCAGCTGGCCATGCTTCATCAAAAGctcaacaaaattaaaaagtattttaatgaAG ATGACACAGACAATATCAACCAGGTTATTGGCTCCAACTCACCTGAATCATGCCGTTCATATTTGATGGACCTGGAAAAGAAAGGGGACCCTCAGCTGGATCGTAACCACCTCACCAGACTCGTTGACTTCTATACCAGGGTGTTCTCCAATATGCCACTGGGGAAACATTGTCAGAATGAGAGCTATGCCAGGATGTTGGTCAGATTTGCAGAGTTAAACGC AATCCAAGATGTGAATGAGGCAGAATCCAACTTCAATGTTGCAAGATCTCACAGCCAGAACTTTGCATTTGTTCACATTGCACATGCACAGTTTGAACATTCTCAAG GCAACACAAAAAGAGGCATTTACATATTGCAGAATGCCGTTGAAGTGGGGGCCAGACCAAAGGAACTGCTAGAGGCGGCTTTGCAAAGCATGCAGACAGGAAAAACACAGCTTGTCTGTTTAGAGGATAAGGAAAACATATCAc ATTTTTCAAACAGTGATGTGCACAGTTCTGTCAGAAAAGGCTCAGAGTCACAAAAAGTTAGCAGAATATCTGACGGGACGGGCGAGCTTCAGCTTTCTAGCGTTTTTGGTTCAGG GCCTGAGCCCTCTGTTGGCTCATCAGATGACCAGCTATCATGCTGGAGATCTGGGTCCCAACGAAAGCGAGCAGTTGGCATG CCAGTGAGAGTTCCTATAGTGCCTTTCTCTATCCCGGAaaaggatgatgatgaagactaCATTCATGAGAGGCACTCAAAGAAAAGTGATGCTTCAGTTCACAGCAGTTTATCGAG gCAAACATCAGGTTCAAGCATGAACTCAGTATTTGGGCTGTCatccacaaagaaaaatgttgtcCATAGAGCTTTCCAA CCACACGTTATCAGCCCAGAACATTGCTCTTGGGAGGACCAGGCAGCTGTGGACTCCACCACCACTCTTCTTCACTCACATGACACAAAGAACACCTTGAAAATGGAAG ATGTTACATACAGCTTTGACCAGGTGGTAAATACAAACTCCCCCGAGTCATGTTGGACATATCTGATGAACctggagaaaagaggaaacccTCACACAGACATCAACCTTCTTAATAAACTCAAGGACTGTTATTCCAAAATCTTCTCCAGGCTTCCAATAAGGCAGTTCAGCAAAAACGCCACCTATGCCAGAATACTAGTCAGATATGCAGAACTCAAAGG gaTTGAAGACTGTGATGAAGCACAAGACCATTTTATAGTTGCCAGATCAAACTGTAAAGGTTTTGCCTTCGTCCACATAGCACATGCCCAGTTTGAGGTGTCCCAAG GTAATGTGATCAAAGCCACTTCCATTCTGCACAAAGCTCAGGCATTGAATGCCAGGCCAGCAGAGCTCCTGGAGATGGCCATACGAAACCTGAAGGCTGGCTTAAAACAGCTTGTTCCtgccagagaagaagaacactCCACAG atTCGCAAACATATGTTCCTGGAAGTTTGTCCACTTGTGTGAGACACCAGGAACCTCAGCTTCCTGCTCGGGTTCCTTTGAGCCAATCAGGTGAAAAGCTGAAACCTGTCAGCAAGGAGCCTGTAAGAGAGTGGAAAAAGCCAGCACTCGTCAACCGGCATGTTTCTCCAGAG GATAAACGCACCTCACCTCCTGACCCTAGAGCTGTTCCCTGTGTGCTGGAGTCTCTCCGTACTCCGTCCTACCATCTCCCATCCAGACTGAACCCTCCAACAGTCTGTCAGACACCCAACAGCTACAGAGATCCACCTGCTAACAG TTTTGTTACTCCTGTTGTGAAGAGAGGCCCTGAAGTGTCTTCCTCTGCAGTGGCAGCTCACAGAGCTGGACCTGTCCAGCAGCCATGTACACCACTAAACCAGTCTGCTTCTTTTCAAACTCCACAG GCTTCTTTTTCTGGGTTGTCAAATGAATCCATTACCATCAAGGGCAAGCAGTTCTTCATACTTAAGATGATTGGACGAGGTGGATCCAGCAAG GTCTACCAGGTCCTGGACCACAAAAAGCAGCTGTTTGCTGTGAAATATGTCGACCTCTTGGAAGCTGATGCTCAAACAATAGAGAGTTACAAAAATGAGATTGAACATCTGAACCACTTGCAGCAGTACAGCGACCAAATAATTAAGCTCTATGACTA TGAAATAACAAACAGCTACATCTACATGCTGATGGAGTGTGGAAACTTGGATCTGAACACTTGGTTGCGAAACCGCAAAGTTGTGAATCCGCTGGAGAGGAAGTTCTACTGGAAGAACATGCTGGAAGCCGTCCAGACCATCCACAAGCATG GAATCGTCCACAGCGACTTGAAGCCAGCAAACTTTGTCATAGTGAATGCTTCGCTCAAGTTGATCGACTTTGGCATCGCGAACAGAATCCAACCAGATGTAACAAGCATCATGAAGGATTCACAA GTTGGAACCTTGAACTATATGCCCCCTGAAGCCATCAAAGACACCTCATCCCAGCATGGGAAGGCACGCTCAAAG ATCAGCCCTAAAGGGGACGTGTGGTCCCTTGGATGTATCCTGTACTGCATGACTTACAGGAAAACTCCGTTCCAGAGCATCACCAATCAGATTGCAAAGCTGCACGCCATCATCGACACATCTCATTTGATTGAATTTCCTGACATCTCAGAGAAGGATCTGCTGGATGTGTTGAAG AGGTGCTTGGTACGAAACCCCAGAGAGAGAATCTCCATCACAGAGCTGCTGGAGCATCCGTACCTGCAGCTCAAGCCTCAGCCATCACCTGAGTCAG AACCTCAATGTAATAGTGATCTCCAGAGGATCCTGACAGACCTTGCAGCCCTTCAGTCTCCAGGCAGCATCGTCAGAGCTGCCAAT AATCTGGCAAAGATGTGCAGCAGTGGCAGGAAGTTGGATGTGGCTGAGTGTGCAAAGTCAAACTAA
- the ttk gene encoding dual specificity protein kinase Ttk isoform X1, translating to MMEEEEHTDRKQQLAMLHQKLNKIKKYFNEDDTDNINQVIGSNSPESCRSYLMDLEKKGDPQLDRNHLTRLVDFYTRVFSNMPLGKHCQNESYARMLVRFAELNAIQDVNEAESNFNVARSHSQNFAFVHIAHAQFEHSQGNTKRGIYILQNAVEVGARPKELLEAALQSMQTGKTQLVCLEDKENISHFSNSDVHSSVRKGSESQKVSRISDGTGELQLSSVFGSGPEPSVGSSDDQLSCWRSGSQRKRAVGMPVRVPIVPFSIPEKDDDEDYIHERHSKKSDASVHSSLSRQTSGSSMNSVFGLSSTKKNVVHRAFQPHVISPEHCSWEDQAAVDSTTTLLHSHDTKNTLKMEADVTYSFDQVVNTNSPESCWTYLMNLEKRGNPHTDINLLNKLKDCYSKIFSRLPIRQFSKNATYARILVRYAELKGIEDCDEAQDHFIVARSNCKGFAFVHIAHAQFEVSQGNVIKATSILHKAQALNARPAELLEMAIRNLKAGLKQLVPAREEEHSTDSQTYVPGSLSTCVRHQEPQLPARVPLSQSGEKLKPVSKEPVREWKKPALVNRHVSPEDKRTSPPDPRAVPCVLESLRTPSYHLPSRLNPPTVCQTPNSYRDPPANSFVTPVVKRGPEVSSSAVAAHRAGPVQQPCTPLNQSASFQTPQASFSGLSNESITIKGKQFFILKMIGRGGSSKVYQVLDHKKQLFAVKYVDLLEADAQTIESYKNEIEHLNHLQQYSDQIIKLYDYEITNSYIYMLMECGNLDLNTWLRNRKVVNPLERKFYWKNMLEAVQTIHKHGIVHSDLKPANFVIVNASLKLIDFGIANRIQPDVTSIMKDSQVGTLNYMPPEAIKDTSSQHGKARSKISPKGDVWSLGCILYCMTYRKTPFQSITNQIAKLHAIIDTSHLIEFPDISEKDLLDVLKRCLVRNPRERISITELLEHPYLQLKPQPSPESEPQCNSDLQRILTDLAALQSPGSIVRAANNLAKMCSSGRKLDVAECAKSN from the exons ATG atggaggaagaggagcataCAGACAGAAAGCAGCAGCTGGCCATGCTTCATCAAAAGctcaacaaaattaaaaagtattttaatgaAG ATGACACAGACAATATCAACCAGGTTATTGGCTCCAACTCACCTGAATCATGCCGTTCATATTTGATGGACCTGGAAAAGAAAGGGGACCCTCAGCTGGATCGTAACCACCTCACCAGACTCGTTGACTTCTATACCAGGGTGTTCTCCAATATGCCACTGGGGAAACATTGTCAGAATGAGAGCTATGCCAGGATGTTGGTCAGATTTGCAGAGTTAAACGC AATCCAAGATGTGAATGAGGCAGAATCCAACTTCAATGTTGCAAGATCTCACAGCCAGAACTTTGCATTTGTTCACATTGCACATGCACAGTTTGAACATTCTCAAG GCAACACAAAAAGAGGCATTTACATATTGCAGAATGCCGTTGAAGTGGGGGCCAGACCAAAGGAACTGCTAGAGGCGGCTTTGCAAAGCATGCAGACAGGAAAAACACAGCTTGTCTGTTTAGAGGATAAGGAAAACATATCAc ATTTTTCAAACAGTGATGTGCACAGTTCTGTCAGAAAAGGCTCAGAGTCACAAAAAGTTAGCAGAATATCTGACGGGACGGGCGAGCTTCAGCTTTCTAGCGTTTTTGGTTCAGG GCCTGAGCCCTCTGTTGGCTCATCAGATGACCAGCTATCATGCTGGAGATCTGGGTCCCAACGAAAGCGAGCAGTTGGCATG CCAGTGAGAGTTCCTATAGTGCCTTTCTCTATCCCGGAaaaggatgatgatgaagactaCATTCATGAGAGGCACTCAAAGAAAAGTGATGCTTCAGTTCACAGCAGTTTATCGAG gCAAACATCAGGTTCAAGCATGAACTCAGTATTTGGGCTGTCatccacaaagaaaaatgttgtcCATAGAGCTTTCCAA CCACACGTTATCAGCCCAGAACATTGCTCTTGGGAGGACCAGGCAGCTGTGGACTCCACCACCACTCTTCTTCACTCACATGACACAAAGAACACCTTGAAAATGGAAG CAGATGTTACATACAGCTTTGACCAGGTGGTAAATACAAACTCCCCCGAGTCATGTTGGACATATCTGATGAACctggagaaaagaggaaacccTCACACAGACATCAACCTTCTTAATAAACTCAAGGACTGTTATTCCAAAATCTTCTCCAGGCTTCCAATAAGGCAGTTCAGCAAAAACGCCACCTATGCCAGAATACTAGTCAGATATGCAGAACTCAAAGG gaTTGAAGACTGTGATGAAGCACAAGACCATTTTATAGTTGCCAGATCAAACTGTAAAGGTTTTGCCTTCGTCCACATAGCACATGCCCAGTTTGAGGTGTCCCAAG GTAATGTGATCAAAGCCACTTCCATTCTGCACAAAGCTCAGGCATTGAATGCCAGGCCAGCAGAGCTCCTGGAGATGGCCATACGAAACCTGAAGGCTGGCTTAAAACAGCTTGTTCCtgccagagaagaagaacactCCACAG atTCGCAAACATATGTTCCTGGAAGTTTGTCCACTTGTGTGAGACACCAGGAACCTCAGCTTCCTGCTCGGGTTCCTTTGAGCCAATCAGGTGAAAAGCTGAAACCTGTCAGCAAGGAGCCTGTAAGAGAGTGGAAAAAGCCAGCACTCGTCAACCGGCATGTTTCTCCAGAG GATAAACGCACCTCACCTCCTGACCCTAGAGCTGTTCCCTGTGTGCTGGAGTCTCTCCGTACTCCGTCCTACCATCTCCCATCCAGACTGAACCCTCCAACAGTCTGTCAGACACCCAACAGCTACAGAGATCCACCTGCTAACAG TTTTGTTACTCCTGTTGTGAAGAGAGGCCCTGAAGTGTCTTCCTCTGCAGTGGCAGCTCACAGAGCTGGACCTGTCCAGCAGCCATGTACACCACTAAACCAGTCTGCTTCTTTTCAAACTCCACAG GCTTCTTTTTCTGGGTTGTCAAATGAATCCATTACCATCAAGGGCAAGCAGTTCTTCATACTTAAGATGATTGGACGAGGTGGATCCAGCAAG GTCTACCAGGTCCTGGACCACAAAAAGCAGCTGTTTGCTGTGAAATATGTCGACCTCTTGGAAGCTGATGCTCAAACAATAGAGAGTTACAAAAATGAGATTGAACATCTGAACCACTTGCAGCAGTACAGCGACCAAATAATTAAGCTCTATGACTA TGAAATAACAAACAGCTACATCTACATGCTGATGGAGTGTGGAAACTTGGATCTGAACACTTGGTTGCGAAACCGCAAAGTTGTGAATCCGCTGGAGAGGAAGTTCTACTGGAAGAACATGCTGGAAGCCGTCCAGACCATCCACAAGCATG GAATCGTCCACAGCGACTTGAAGCCAGCAAACTTTGTCATAGTGAATGCTTCGCTCAAGTTGATCGACTTTGGCATCGCGAACAGAATCCAACCAGATGTAACAAGCATCATGAAGGATTCACAA GTTGGAACCTTGAACTATATGCCCCCTGAAGCCATCAAAGACACCTCATCCCAGCATGGGAAGGCACGCTCAAAG ATCAGCCCTAAAGGGGACGTGTGGTCCCTTGGATGTATCCTGTACTGCATGACTTACAGGAAAACTCCGTTCCAGAGCATCACCAATCAGATTGCAAAGCTGCACGCCATCATCGACACATCTCATTTGATTGAATTTCCTGACATCTCAGAGAAGGATCTGCTGGATGTGTTGAAG AGGTGCTTGGTACGAAACCCCAGAGAGAGAATCTCCATCACAGAGCTGCTGGAGCATCCGTACCTGCAGCTCAAGCCTCAGCCATCACCTGAGTCAG AACCTCAATGTAATAGTGATCTCCAGAGGATCCTGACAGACCTTGCAGCCCTTCAGTCTCCAGGCAGCATCGTCAGAGCTGCCAAT AATCTGGCAAAGATGTGCAGCAGTGGCAGGAAGTTGGATGTGGCTGAGTGTGCAAAGTCAAACTAA
- the sybu gene encoding syntabulin isoform X4 translates to MVLFGSKRCLSGSEADFSSSSSTGSLKAKESLNFSSAGKKAPTRSRGAHVRPLPVFKPAGSPTANRDAELYAPCRTPPRVDSSTNSSSCNSSPTSSRRANLGRYHSCGDNHGIRPPNPEQYLTPLQQKEVAIRHLKTKLMESDNRVHDRETEIDELKSQLCRMREDWIEEECHRVEAQLSLKEARKEIKQLRQVVETMKSSLMEKDKGIQKYFIDINIQNRKLESLLQSMELAQSGSTLQDDNTLDFMCDSPDSGGKKMEEEEVGLELGEQGAEAMADSGLLVNDEMANREDILEQVLMSTAVDFSQDLSITLMPESGPGVSAITEEGQLIDESAAPPPDLPNTVSTAVTSSAPSQQYTEDKEIQTEIMPISSDLQALLLQLLKFHGTTGDTALSASTNLLGIPNLPASSSSSTANFPESTPLAPSMPTPTTPESPDTSTDSGMCCSEPAESRRFMEELDFVVGEEEPLLSPGLDVVGKRYWSNSFFVDLVAVAAPVLPTVAWLYSRHGVDGSAPVYNIAALIRGCCIMGLHSLRQVSHRPDV, encoded by the exons TCGTGGGGCCCACGTAAGACCACTCCCAGTGTTCAAACCAGCGGGGAGCCCTACGGCAAACCGGGATGCAGAACTCTATGCTCCCTGCAGGACCCCTCCCAGAGTGGACTCTTcaaccaacagcagcagctgcaacTCCAGCCCCACATCCAG CAGAAGAGCGAACCTGGGTCGATACCACTCCTGTGGAGACAACCATGGCATCAGACCCCCAAACCCCGAGCAGTATCTCACTCCGCTACAGCAGAAGGAGGTGGCCATCAGACACCTGAAGACCAAACTGATGGAGTCTGATAACAGAGTGCATGACAG GGAGACTGAGATTGATGAGCTCAAGTCCCAGCTCTGCAGAATGAGGGAAGATTGGATTGAAGAGGAGTGTCACCGTGTGGAAGCTCAGCTGTCCCTCAAAGAGGCTCGCAAAGAGATCAAGCAGCTGCGTCAGGTGGTGGAAACCATGAAGAGCAGCCTGATGGAGAAAGACAAAGGTATCCAGAAGTACTTCATTGACATCAACATCCAAAACAGGAAGTTGGAATCCCTGTTGCAAAGCATGGAGCTCGCCCAAAGTGGTTCCACCCTCCAAGATGACAACACCTTAGACTTCATGTGCGACAGCCCTGATAGTGGTGggaagaagatggaggaggaggaggtcggACTGGAGCTCGGGGAACAAGGGGCAGAGGCGATGGCAGACAGTGGGCTGCTGGTGAACGATGAGATGGCCAACCGAGAGGACATTTTGGAGCAGGTCCTCATGTCCACTGCAGTGGATTTCAGTCAGGACTTGAGTATTACACTAATGCCAGAGTCTGGACCTGGGGTGTCTGCCATAACAGAAGAGGGACAGTTGATTGATGAGTCTGCTGCACCGCCACCAGATCTACCAAATACAGTTTCCACTGCGGTCACCTCAAGCGCACCTTCCCAGCAGTACACAGAAGATAAAGAAATCCAGACTGAAATAATGCCCATATCTTCAGACCTGCAGGctctgctcctccagctgctgaaGTTTCACGGAACAACCGGGGACACAGCTCTGTCAGCCTCCACCAACCTTCTGGGCATCCCAAACCTACccgcctcctcttcttcttccactgCCAATTTCCCCGAATCCACACCTCTGGCACCCAGCATGCCAACACCTACCACCCCAGAGAGCCCCGACACCTCCACCGACTCCGGCATGTGCTGCTCTGAACCTGCAGAGAGCCGCCGCTTCATGGAGGAACTGGACTTTGTTGTGGGCGAGGAGGAACCTCTTCTGTCACCGGGTCTGGATGTGGTCGGAAAGCGTTACTGGAGCAACAGCTTTTTTGTGGATCTGGTTGCCGTGGCAGCCCCGGTTCTGCCAACTGTGGCCTGGCTTTACTCGCGGCACGGCGTGGACGGAAGCGCTCCGGTGTACAACATTGCTGCGCTTATCAGGGGCTGTTGCATCATGGGATTGCACTCTCTTCGTCAAGTCTCTCACAGGCCGGATGTGTAA